In Capsicum annuum cultivar UCD-10X-F1 chromosome 7, UCD10Xv1.1, whole genome shotgun sequence, one genomic interval encodes:
- the LOC107876486 gene encoding uncharacterized protein LOC107876486 encodes MDRYKLWYSESESHRNIVGIFMDEDLIRQIIEVMRVSDRLVIIKLVIKGFTLHMYSVYASYVGLDKDVKARFWEALDKVVRRVPRSDKIIIVGDFNGHIGVLPGGYDDVHGVFGFGDRNGKGATLLDFARAFRPVVVNSSFPKKKDHLINF; translated from the coding sequence ATGGATaggtataagttgtggtactcagagAGTGAGAGTCATCGAAATATAGTAGGAATCTTTATGGATGAGGATCTTATAAGGCAGATAATAGAAGTTATGAGGGTCAGTGATAGACTGGTAATTATTAAGTTAGTTATTAAGGGGTTTACGCTGCATATGTATAGTGTTTATGCATCGTATGTGGGCTTGGATAAGGATGTGAAAGCGAGATTTTGGGAAGCTTTGGACAAGGTGGTGAGACGCGTGCCTAGATCGGATAAGATTATCATAgtaggggacttcaatgggcacattggggttTTACCGGGAggctatgatgatgtgcatggggTTTTTGGTTTTGGAGATAGAAATGGTAAGGGAGCTACTTTGTTagattttgcgagggcctttaGGCCGGTGGTAGTGAACTCGAGCTTTCCAAAGAAGAAGGATCATCTGATTAACTTTTGA